The DNA sequence AGGAAATGGTTTCGTTTGTAACTGCAACATTTTGTATTACAGCCATTCACCATGCCCCTCTTGcatgtccatgaagagtgatcaGTCAATGAATACCCCCATGACTATAACAGGAGAGCATACAGAGACAAGGTATTCACAAGTTCCTTCAACAAAAGATATACATCAGCTACTTGATTCAGCTTGATGGGACTTCATGGCACTACTCATGCATCTAGTATTTCTGTTGTTTTAAAATCATTATTTTAATCTTGTTACCAGGGTTTATTTGGACCAGCCAGATTATGTGAGAAGTAGGGCATCAGTACAGTCAGAATATTCAACTACTGTTCACACAGACGTTAGGtagggtgacttcaggtaatttgagccatcAGCTAAAATGAGCCAGTTAAGGTTTTGGGGTTCTAGCCCCTCTGGAAATGAGAGCCAATGACTACAAAGTATGGCAATCTGTTGCCACAACAGACCATAACATGTAACAGGGGATTGATATGGTGGATAGGGTTTTGATTGATATGGTGGGCGGGATAGTCATTCCAATGAAGGCTGCACCAGAAAGTTGCATGGAATTTAGCATGGCACGCTAAAGTTAGCCAAATTATTATAAGTATTATAAtctacatataggcctatcagtagatatacacataaaaacaaagtatTTTTTCTGTGTGGATGGAATGCACTATAATAATGTTTGTTAGTGTGGCATATTATTACCCTTTTCGGAAAAAAGTATGTTTATGGTGTTTCAACTGTTAGCTCAGTGGGTTaaggtaatttgagccaccacattcagctaatttgagccaccaTTATAATCAATGGGAGTTAGCTGCTGTTTAGTGGTAGCTAGCTCatgtttgtgtacttttggaggaaaaatgaaggaagatgacaggtgaaaataaatgaatgcagatgaaaagagaggagacagaaaaagtgaaaaaataggatgaacactgtccagagacatgtggctgtacagaattgtgatttagtatgaaaaggaatgatgaattattgactttttcccttttttatttaaccggCTCAAATTACCAGATAAGGTGGCTCAAATTAGCGGCTCCTTCCAAAAAAGTTGCCACAGACAGGGTTTCAAGACTTGTGGGGCctaaataattatgttttataatataattccaacacaaaatgatgaaatatagtagttattaattatatatacacattaaaagtgcatagatggtattttgttattttcccaagcgatttaccaaaaagtggctcaaattacctgaagtcaccctaTGTTTGGTCACATGGTGAGTTTTGCACTTAAAGCTTGCGCTACATGAAGGCAACATGACACATGTTCTCTTTTTTGTGACTGGGGAATGTCTTTTTTTCCTAAACTACTTTGTCCAATTACTGTTGAGATACTACAAAAGGCAGTGATTTACCTTTGAAAATTCCTGaagacttcattcattcattcattcattcattcaaattatCTGAATTTATAAAATACATGTTTTCACAGTTCTCAAACAGCCGAGCTTCTGTGTGAAGTTTGTCAGGATTTGGCGCTAAAGTCCTGCCTGACGTGCCATGCCTCCTACTGTGAGTTCCACACGAGGGATCACTATAAAACAGCACTGCAGAGACACAAGCTAGTGGATGCCACTGGAGATACAACAGCCCTGACAGAACATCAGGTATATGAATGCCATAGATTAAAACAAAAttagtatatataaaaaaactatACAGTTagtaaaaaactaaaaaaaatcattattGTCATATCTTAACTCATATGTTCTTAGGAAAAGCAAATGAACAAACCTGACTTTAAGGTGCCAAAAGGTGAGCATAACAGCATAATAATTTTTCAAGTCAAGCAtaaactattaaaaaaaaacattgcattaaTTCCCTTCATAATGTTTTAAATCCATTTTAACTGGTCATTGTCCCCAGTCGATCTTGGTGTCATTACATCTGTTTTTTTTATCGTCAGTTCCTCCACCTGATGGTCTTGCTGTGGATGTGGATCTAACATCAGCATCAGTGTCATGGAGCAAACCACCAGGAGTAGCTCTGGCCTCATACCTGCTCACCATCAGCACTGGTGGGGAATGTCTACAGACAGCAACTGTCACAGATCTCCAATACCGCTTTACTGAGCTGGACATTGGTGGAGAATACCTAATCAGTGTTTCCACTGTGCTGGGAGAGAGACATAGCAAACCCACCTCTAAAATAATTTGCATTGGTAAGTCAATGTAATACGCGTAGCTGACATGTAAAAGTAAAAAGTGGTATTGTCTAAAGGCTACTCTACACCAACCCGACATTTGGGTCTTGTCGTGCGTTGGATACAGTTGGGTCAGCATTGGTTTGGTGTGTCTCGTTGCGTCTGGGGTAGTTGGAGGATGTTGGTGGTCGTGGGTCTCCGTCGGGAGACTTTAAAcatgttcagttgggttgagAACAGCGTCGGTGGTCGGGCTCCATGCCAGACTCtgattggtttgtgctaactGGCCAGGACGTGGGAGGGCATTTGTTACCTAGTTGTCACCTCAGTCTAAAAACAGCAGGCTTCATGCAGGAAAGGGTCCGCATCataggcgtagccatgggtgggcctgggcccgcccacttgacatccaggcccgccccattcacacttaacagtcaactgttgcctcattgaactataattaatggcatagcactgagcaataattgagcattttgtcaaaagtctggttaatctgtgatttcaatgatttcaatttcaaagtataatTTTTGAGCccggtattataatatctacctacacgctttcgggttgggcccgtctgattttttctgggcccatgcgttttattatttctgcctacgcccctggtccgcatatgcgcttaaaaacaaGTAAATGACGCACACGTGTGAGAAACTTCCATTCAACCCTTTCTCTTATTAAATGCTGCGATCCTACCggcacatgaagagctcttttcca is a window from the Engraulis encrasicolus isolate BLACKSEA-1 unplaced genomic scaffold, IST_EnEncr_1.0 scaffold_200_np1212, whole genome shotgun sequence genome containing:
- the LOC134442661 gene encoding uncharacterized protein LOC134442661; this translates as MEEQGAEVSVAEGPPLHSEGPDDITLAKQRTTGKVELLSTAAPREGETKFDVCQENSAKVQPSSGHASDEQSQPLSPCATVMSMRSDWCDEEIQFKTDDCLDHQKTRAPDQLVTGETSACDRRDQSHSPCPSCMSMKSDQSMNTPMTITGEHTETSSQTAELLCEVCQDLALKSCLTCHASYCEFHTRDHYKTALQRHKLVDATGDTTALTEHQEKQMNKPDFKVPKVPPPDGLAVDVDLTSASVSWSKPPGVALASYLLTISTGGECLQTATVTDLQYRFTELDIGGEYLISVSTVLGERHSKPTSKIICIGKSM